A window of Fibrobacter sp. UWT2 genomic DNA:
CAGGCGGCGGAGCCTTCGTTTTCGCGTACCGAGTTCTGCAACTTGCTGGGGCTCCCCAATACCCGCAGCTATTTCAACGACGTGGTGCAGGGCAAGCGCGTGACCGACAACATGCGCGAGCGCTTTATAAACGTCATCGGGCTCAAGGGGAACGAGGCGAGGTATTTCGAGGCGATGGTCGATTTTGACCAGGGGAAGACTGCCCAGGTGCGCGAGGCGGCGTTCGATGCCATGATGCGCCTGAACAAGAACCCGCAGGCGATTGTGGACCCGGACAGCTACGAGTTCTTTGGCAACTGGTACAACAGTACGGTCTATGCGATTCTCGAGGTGATGGATGTGGGCGACGACGTGTCGGAACTCGCGGCGAAGATTTTCCCGCCTGTATCCGAGAAACGCCTGAAGGCAAGTCTTGAACTCATGCAGAAGATGTCGCTCGTGCGCAAGGACGAACGCGGGTTCTGGAAGCCGACGAAGGATAGCCTTGCCACGGTGCAGCAGAGCAAGAGTCAGATGGTGCTCCAGTTCCAGAAGCAATGCCTGGAACTTTCGAAGCAGGCGCTGGAATCCGAAGGGAGTGAATCCCGCGACATGACCACGTTTACCTTTGCGGTGTCGAAAAAGGCTCAGAAACAAGTGGAAGCTGCGGCAGAAAAATTCAAGGCGCAGGTACGTCGCATCGTAACGGTCGATGCTGAAAAGCCTGAAGTCGTGGAACACGTCAACTTGCATGTGTTCAGCAATATTCGTGAAAATTCCGAAAACGACGCAGGCGAACGATCTGCTAGGCCGTTTGAAAAGGCTTTGATTCAAGGGGGTTAATATGATTACGAAGTACTTTGAATTCGTGATAAAAACGCTAATTGCCGTCGGTACGATTGCCGTATTTTCGGCTTGTAGTAACGACACATCGTCTCCTGATTCTGCGGGAATCCTGATTGAGACGAATACGGGGCACAAGGGCCTTGCCCGTGTGTATGTTGCGACTGACCTATGGAAACTTGTTCCGGGCGATACCGTGTCTTTGGCTTATACAGAACAAGATACTGTTGGCGATACGATTTTTGTTAATAAAAATGACTATCGCAAGGCTGTTGATACCTTATCTGTTCTTAGAGGAACCCTTGTCATGGATAGTGTTCCCGAAGGCTTGTATGATTCGGCGAAAGTCTATGACACGAAGGGTGGGGTGCGTTCGTATGCAGTAGACCTTGAAATTAAGAAAAATGAGGCTTATGCCGTTGATTCGAATGGGGTCAAGGCGCTTGCTGTCTATGAGTCGAACGGTTGGGCAGATATGTCCGATTTATCGTACATCTCGGTTTCTGATTTTAATATCAAAACGGGAGACACCTTAGTATTCTACGGAACGGAATTTCTTGAAGAGGATTCAAATGCCCTGTTTATTTCTCACTTTGAATATAGCGGCATCGGTTTGACTCTTCTTGTTGATTCTGCGGAAGTTGCATCTGGGATTGCGGAATTGTATACGATTCCGTTTGGTAGTTACGATTCTCTGCTGGTAAAATCTGCTAATGGTAAAACTCACAAGTACAATCTTTCGTTCTTTATAGAAAAAGAAAGGTCCTATTATATTGATTCGAATGGAGCGACTCCGATTACGATTGTCGATACACTCATACGAGAAGGAAAAGCTCAGTTCTATTTTTCTGTAGAATCATTCGAAATGGCTGAAAATGATACGCTTGTGATGTATCGCTCCGAAAGAAAAATCAAGAACGATACGCTCTTTGAAACGAATTATGTTGTGAATAGAGTGATGACTGCCGGTGATATCGCAAAAGGCGTCGCCAAGATCGAAAATGTGCCGGAAGGATTTTACAATGATTTAAGGATTGGTAGAGTGTCGAATGAACGCGGGCTATCCAACGGTTTTGCGGAAGATTCTAGACAGTGGAATTTATCTGTAACGCCGATATTCATATCGAGTTCTTATGTAGGCAACCTTGACAGTGTGGACGTAGCCTTGCCCGAAGGATTTGAAGACTTGGCCAAGACGGACGAAATTTTTGTCGATATCCCGTTCCCGATATTCTTGCCGGCATCGCTTGACAATCCTTGCTTGCTTGATGCGGAAGATAACCTTGTCAAGCTGGAAGCGAGCGAACGTGATTTCTATGCCGATAGCGTGTTGTATTGGGGCAGAGTTCCCGTGGTGAAATT
This region includes:
- a CDS encoding TIGR02147 family protein — its product is MNTFVNIFEFTKFRKFLAEYQERRQAAEPSFSRTEFCNLLGLPNTRSYFNDVVQGKRVTDNMRERFINVIGLKGNEARYFEAMVDFDQGKTAQVREAAFDAMMRLNKNPQAIVDPDSYEFFGNWYNSTVYAILEVMDVGDDVSELAAKIFPPVSEKRLKASLELMQKMSLVRKDERGFWKPTKDSLATVQQSKSQMVLQFQKQCLELSKQALESEGSESRDMTTFTFAVSKKAQKQVEAAAEKFKAQVRRIVTVDAEKPEVVEHVNLHVFSNIRENSENDAGERSARPFEKALIQGG
- a CDS encoding LamG-like jellyroll fold domain-containing protein, encoding MITKYFEFVIKTLIAVGTIAVFSACSNDTSSPDSAGILIETNTGHKGLARVYVATDLWKLVPGDTVSLAYTEQDTVGDTIFVNKNDYRKAVDTLSVLRGTLVMDSVPEGLYDSAKVYDTKGGVRSYAVDLEIKKNEAYAVDSNGVKALAVYESNGWADMSDLSYISVSDFNIKTGDTLVFYGTEFLEEDSNALFISHFEYSGIGLTLLVDSAEVASGIAELYTIPFGSYDSLLVKSANGKTHKYNLSFFIEKERSYYIDSNGATPITIVDTLIREGKAQFYFSVESFEMAENDTLVMYRSERKIKNDTLFETNYVVNRVMTAGDIAKGVAKIENVPEGFYNDLRIGRVSNERGLSNGFAEDSRQWNLSVTPIFISSSYVGNLDSVDVALPEGFEDLAKTDEIFVDIPFPIFLPASLDNPCLLDAEDNLVKLEASERDFYADSVLYWGRVPVVKFSGTGKLKFRIIDKCVEDNNLQLQLGTYRNHFSDAEISDSAYARFKDKKDLLGRSRWTDSTDNWFYIPDFKPFSEDGYYMGLSIWFNIDSMQVSEYAQIISAKKDSVGFTLQKRGSSGAVNLRLDTRTGVYNTVVGRANGVLDGTWHNYSFKIHGDSVTTFIDGALLESRQFDAGEGFATAFNPSIGYGGLRGGIDEVFFFDGTQSNNWMRLFYALQYAAIKE